In Oryzias melastigma strain HK-1 linkage group LG10, ASM292280v2, whole genome shotgun sequence, a single window of DNA contains:
- the LOC118599252 gene encoding protocadherin alpha-8-like translates to MRSACCWSVAETEIQGGRWRCVGLALLLFVWKEALAETRYSVPEEGTDGAVVGNVAKDLGLDFSTLSDRRFRVVSEHETPAFGVNQETGDLYVLKKIDREDLCQGSGACLIELKVIVENPLEIHYVVVEIVDINDHSPRFPEEEQTLEIFEQTLPGRRVQLHAARDPDAGINSIRTYTLTPNDHFDIDIRQNDDDKIPFLVLKKALDREKKSRHTLLVTALDGGKPPRTGVLNVSVIVLDSNDNRPVFSQEVYEIEIEENLQVGSLILKVTAADSDEGSNGEIEFGLGKTLKKKVHDIFELDNITGDIRVKSAVDYEENDVYKLDIEASDKGTPPLTGECRVIIKIKDLNDNPPEIDITSLSNVVSEDSKPGTMISLISVRDKDAGDNGKIIVRIASNVPFELKPSYKENIYSVVSKTFLDREEVSNYEITILASDRGEPSLSASATLRISLKDVNDNIPLFSHDPLFFYLSENNDAGKSIFCVSATDKDIDENSIISYHLVRERNQNHITSFLNINSETGEISALKSFDFESVKTFQFHVVATDSGSPPLSSNVTVNVFILDQNDNAPVILYPVSSNGSAEGVEEIPRNVNAGHLVTKVRAYDADIGYNGWLLFSLQQVTDHSLFALDRYTGQIRTLRSFTETDEAEHKLLILVKDNGNVSLSATATVIVKLVEPKEAFAASDVQSTAAEDEDSHVTFYLIITLGSVSLLFLISIIVLIAMQCSKSTDYTSKYLPEPNYDGTLCHSIQYRSGDKRYMLVGPRMSVGSTIVPGSHANTLVLPDRRKTSDEVGMLYIS, encoded by the coding sequence ATGAGGAGTGCTTGTTGTTGGTCAGTTGCGGAGACTGAAATACAAGGAGGGCGATGGCGCTGCGTCGGCCTGGCTTTGCTGCTTTTTGTCTGGAAAGAGGCTCTGGCGGAAACCAGATACTCGGTGCCAGAAGAGGGGACGGATGGAGCAGTTGTTGGAAATGTTGCCAAAGATCTGGGTCTTGATTTTTCGACTTTATCCGACCGAAGGTTCCGTGTTGTTTCGGAACACGAGACCCCCGCATTCGGCGTGAACCAGGAAACGGGGGATCTTTATGTTCTTAAAAAGATTGACAGGGAGGATCTTTGTCAGGGAAGCGGTGCGTGCCTGATAGAGCTTAAGGTCATAGTGGAAAACCCTTTAGAAATCCATTATGTGGTTGTGGAAATTGTAGACATTAATGATCATTCTCCGCGGTTTCCCGAAGAAGAGCAGACATTGGAGATATTCGAGCAGACATTACCGGGGAGGCGAGTCCAGCTGCATGCTGCTCGTGATCCCGATGCGGGGATCAACTCTATTCGCACTTACACTTTAACACCAAATGATCATTTTGACATTGATATTCGCCAAAATGATGATGACAAAATACCATTTTTGGTGCTGAAGAAGGCAttagacagagaaaaaaaaagtcggCACACCTTATTGGTCACAGCGCTTGATGGAGGGAAACCTCCTCGAACAGGAGTTTTAAACGTCTCAGTCATTGTTCTTGACAGCAACGATAACCGTCCCGTATTCAGTCAGGAAGTTTATGAAATCGAAATTGAGGAAAACTTACAAGTCGgctctttaattttgaaagtaacTGCTGCGGATTCAGATGAAGGTTCAAATGGGGAAATAGAATTCGGCCTGGGGAAAAcgctaaagaaaaaagtccacgACATTTTTGAGCTGGACAACATAACCGGAGACATACGAGTAAAGAGCGCCGTGGACTACGAGGAAAATGACGTGTACAAACTTGACATTGAAGCCTCGGATAAAGGAACGCCCCCGTTAACCGGTGAGTGTAGAgtcatcattaaaataaaagatttgaatGACAATCCTCCAGAAATTGATATAACTTCCTTGTCAAATGTTGTGTCTGAGGACTCCAAACCTGGCACAATGATTTCCCTCATCAGCGTGCGCGATAAAGACGCAGGAGATAATGGAAAAATCATTGTAAGGATAGCATCAAATGTGCCGTTTGAATTGAAGCCATCttacaaagaaaacatataTTCAGTTGTATCTAAGACATTCTTAGATCGAGAAGAAGTGTCCAATTATGAAATAACAATTTTAGCCTCGGATCGTGGGGAACCTTCATTGTCAGCTTCTGCGACTCTAAGGATTAGTTTAAAAGATGTAAATGATAACATTCCTCTGTTCTCCCACGATCCATTATTCTTTTATCTTTCAGAAAATAATGATGCAGGAAAGTCCATATTCTGTGTGAGCGCGACGGATAAAGATATTGATGAAAATTCAATCATTTCGTATCATTTAGTGAGAGAACGCAATCAAAATCACATCACGTCTTTCCTAAACATTAACTCTGAAACAGGAGAAATTTCAGCTCTGAAAAGTTTTGACTTTGAAAGTGTGAAAACGTTCCAGTTCCACGTTGTTGCCACAGATTCTGGAAGTCCTCCTCTGAGCAGCAACGTGACAGTGAACGTGTTCATTCTGGATCAGAACGACAACGCTCCAGTCATCCTGTATCCAGTCAGCTCCAACGGTTCTGCTGAAGGGGTGGAGGAGATTCCCCGCAACGTGAACGCAGGACACTTGGTGACTAAAGTGCGAGCCTATGACGCTGATATAGGATATAACGGCTGGCTGCTGTTCTCACTGCAGCAAGTGACTGACCACAGTCTCTTTGCTTTGGACCGCTATACAGGACAGATCCGAACTCTCCGCTCGTTCACAGAGACAGACGAGGCTGAACACAAACTGCTCATCCTGGTCAAAGACAATGGCAACGTTTCCCTCTCAGCAACAGCTACTGTCATTGTCAAACTTGTGGAGCCCAAAGAGGCTTTTGCAGCTTCTGATGTTCAAAGTACAGCAGCGGAGGATGAAGACAGTCACGTGACTTTCTACCTCATCATCACTTTGGGCTCCGTTTCCCTGCTGTTTCTCATCAGCATCATCGTGCTGATTGCAATGCAGTGCTCCAAGTCCACAGACTATACTTCCAAATATCTGCCAGAGCCCAATTATGATGGAACACTGTGTCACAGCATCCAGTACAGATCTGGAGACAAACGCTACATGTTAGTGGGACCCAGAATGAGTGTTGGATCTACCATAGTTCCTGGAAGTCACGCAAACACACTTGTGCTTCCTGACAGGAGGAAAACTTCAGATGAGGTAGGCATGCTTTATATCAGCTGA